From Thermodesulfobacteriota bacterium:
CCTAACCTCGACAAATAGCCATTAACAAGTAGCACTTATTTTCTACCGGCTTTCCGGGGGCCTGTGCAATCTTGCTCCCAGAATGTGGCCCAGAATAAAAAATACGCTAACGGCCGGCAAGTAGTAAAGTGAGAGCCCCATCGCCCTCCGTATAAGGTAAAGAGCGGGGATGGGGATGTGAATGGAGAGGAACCAGGCCAGAGAATATTTACGGGTTTTATCCCGCCAATAACCAAATGGTGTGCTGATTAAGAGGGTCAGAGTAATTAGCTGGATGAATTTGATGATCAATTAGAAACCTACAGGTTGCGGGTTACGAGTTGCGGGTTGCGAGTTAGACAGGACCCGCAACTCGTAACAAAACACAATTACTTTACCTCTTCGAACTCTGCTTCCACCACCTCTTCTTCATCCTTTTTTGCCTGCGCTTCGCCGCCCGCAGCCCCCGGGCCGCCGGCGCCGGCCGCTTCAGCCTGAGCTGTTTTGGCATAGAGCGCTTCGGCCAGCTTATGGGAGGCCTTGGTCAACTCCTCTGAAAGGCGCTTAATCTCTTCTGCGTCGTTCCCTTCCATGGCCTTTTTCAGACGGGTAACGGCATCCTCGACATTGCTCCTGGTGGTTGCATCAACTTTATCCCCTAAATCGGCCATAGATTTCTCAGTGGCGTATATAAGGGTGTCGGCATGGTTTCGCGCCTCAGCCTGGGCCTTTTTCTTATGGTCCTCTTCGGCATGGGCCTCTGCATCCCGGACCATTTTCCTGATCTCTTCCTCGGACAGACCGCTTGAGGCAGTAATTTTTATGGACTGCTCGCGCCCTGTCCCTAAATCCTTGGCGGAGACGTGAAGGATACCGTTGGCATCAATGTCAAAGGCGACCTCAATCTGGGGCACTCCGCGCGGGGCCGGGGGGATGCCGACGAGCTCAAAACGGCCGATGGTCTTATTATCTGCCGCCATATCGCGTTCGCCCTGCAGGACGTGGATAGATACGGCCGGCTGACTATCTGCGGCGGTGGAAAAAATCTGGCTCCGCCGGGTAGGGATGGTAGTATTCTTCTCGATGAGCTTTGTAAGCACCCCTCCGAGCGTCTCAATCCCCAGGGAGAGCGGAGTCACGTCCAGGAGCAGGACGTCCTTTACCTCGCCCTTAAGGACACCGGCCTGAATGGCGGCCCCCACGGCCACTACCTCGTCCGGATTGACGCCCTTATGCGGCTCTTTCTCGAAGATCTCCCGTACCTTTTGCTGCACACTGGGCATACGCGTCATGCCGCCGACCAGGATTGCCTCATTTATATCCGAAGGCTTAAGCCCGGCGTCTTTCAGGGCCATCCGGCATGGTCCTTCCACTTTATTGATAAGGTCTTCCACTAATGATTCCAGCTTGGCGCGGGTAAGTTTCATGCCCAGGTGTTTGGGGCCGCTGGCGTCCGCCGTGATGAAGGGAAGATTTATATCCGTCTCCAGGGAGGTGGAAAGTTCCATCTTGGCCTTTTCTGCGGCCTCTTTCAGCCTCTGTAAGGCCATCTTGTCCTGCCTGAGATCAATTCCCTGATCCTTTTTAAATTCATCGGCCAGGTAATGAACGACGCGCAGATCGAAATCTTCACCACCCAGGAAGGTATCCCCGTTGGTGGATTTAACCTCAAAGACGCCTTCGCCTATTTCCAGGATGGAGATATCAAAGGTACCGCCCCCGAGGTCAAAAACAGCGATCTTTTCTTCCTTTTTCTTGTCCAGGCCGTAGGCCAGCGAAGCCGCTGTCGGCTCGTTTATGATCCGGAGGACATTCAGGCCTGCAATGCGGCCGGCATCCTTGGTGGCCTGGCGCTGACTGTCATTGAAATATGCCGGGACCGTAACTACAGCGTCTGTGACCTTTTCTCCGAGATATTCTTCCGCAGTCTGCTTCATCTTCTGCAGGATCATGGCCGATATCTCTGCCGGGCTATAGTCCTTATCCTTGATCTGTACGTAGGCGTCTCCATCTGTTCCTTCCACGATCTTGTATGGGAGGACTTTAATAGCCTTCTGGACCTCCGCGTCCCTATATTTGCGGCCTATGAGCCGCTTAATGGCAAAAACAGTGTTAGTCGGATTAGTAATAGACTGCCTTTTGGCAATCTGGCCGGCCAATCGCTCACCGCTTTCCGTAAAAGCCACTATAGATGGAGTGGTTCGACCGCCTTCAACGTTAGCTATTACTTTAGGCTCGTTTCCCTCCATGATAGCTACACAAGAGTTGGTTGTTCCCAAATCTATACCAATAACCTTACCCATTTTATCCTCCTTATATAAATAGACGTATTATCGAAAGATTAACCACAGAGGACACAGAGTTTTTAAAATTTTTTTCTCTGTGCTCTCTGTGGTTAAACTGGTTAAATTTGTCGATGTTAAACATTTTCTGGGGTACTAACCGGCCGCCTGGAAACCACCACCATAGCCGGCCTTAAGAGGCGATCTTTAAATATATACCCCTTTTGAAGCTCATTAAGTATGGTATTATCTTCCACGCTATCATTCTCTTCTACCATAACCGCTTCATGATATTGCGGGTCAAAAACCTGGCCGCAAGCATCTACAGCCTTGAGGCCGAACTTTTCCATCGCATTCATAAATTCCCTCAAAACCATCTCTACACCGGCCAGAAGGGCCTGCTTGTCCGTATCATCATTTTTGGCGTGCTCCGCCGCCCGTTCCAGATTGTCGAGTATGGACAGGAGTTCCTTGGCAAGGGACTCATTCGCATACTTAATATGCTCTGCTTTTTCCCTCTCCGCCCTTTTTTTGTAATTTTCCAGTTCCGCTGCCATACGCAACATCCGGTCATAATGGGCGATGGCCTCTTGTTCTTTTTCTTTAATCAGGGCTGCTAATTCTTCAACACTTTTTTCCGTAAGAGGTCTTTTCTGTGTTTCCAAGGCCTCTTTGCTTATTTCAACCTTAACATCTTCCGTTTTATTTTCAGTCGCTTTATCGTCAATTGACATAACCCGTCCTTTATCGGAGCTTAAGGTTAATGAATTCGCAAAAAAGCTTTTTCACCGCTGAGCACGCAGAGTCCGCAGAGAAAAACTGTAAGCTATTAAATATGTTATCTCAGCGTTCTCTGCGGTAAAAATTTACTTTTTACGAAGCCATCAAGGTTGAGATTCCAGATTTCGGCTTTCAGCTTACCCGGAACGCTCTTTAATCAATTCACCCAGGAGGTCAGCGGTGTATCTGACTAACGGGATGAGCCTTGCGTAATTCATGCGCATCGGACCAATTACCCCCAGGGCCCCCAGTACATTTCCCCCGGTGACGTAAGGTGAGGCCACAATACTGCATCCTTCCATGGCATTATATTCACTCTCTGAGCCGATAAAGATTTGTACTCCCTGCGCGGTTATACATTTGTCCAATAGCTTGATGAGGATCCCCTTTTCCTCGAAGGTCTCGAAAATAGCCTTCATTTTATCAATTTCGCAGAGCTCCGGGTATCTTAAGATGTTGGTCTTACCTTCGATATATACCGCTTCTTCGCCATCCGGAAGATTTTTTTCGCTCATCTCCAGGGCGCTGGAGAGCAACCGGTTAAACAGGTCCTTTTCCGCCTGCATCTCACGCAAGATTTTTTTCTTTGCCTCTTCTATGGTCATTTCGCTTAGCAATTCAGTCAGGTAGCGGGACAATCTATCCAGCCTGGCCTGGTCAAGGTTTTCTTCCACTTCTATGATCTTGTTTTGAACGATGCCGGCGGGAGAAACACAAATTACAAGAACAACACCTTTACGCAGCCGGATGAATTCAATATGCTTGAATACCGCTTGTGTGAAACGGGGAGCGGATACAATGGCTGTATGGCCGGAAATGGATGATAAGGCCCGTGAAGTATCCTTAAGCACCTCACCGGCAGGCAGCTTTCTTTTGAGGCTGCCGGCGACCAAGGCCTTTTCCGCTTCAGAAAGCGGGGTGACCTCCAGTATGCTGTCTATATAGAAACGCCACCCGCTTTCGGTCGGTATACGGCCGGCCGAGGCGTGGGGTTGAAACAGAAACCCCATTTCTTCCATATCGGCCATAATATTGCGGACGGTAGCCGGGCTTACGTCAAAGCTGTATTTGTGACAGACGCGACGTGAGCCTACCGGTTCTGCCGTCGTAATATACTCCTGAATTACAGCTTGCAGGACTTTGCGCTGCCTTTGTATATCAGATTTTACCATTGGCTTAACCTGTTAGCACTCTTGGCGTTACATTGCTAACGATAATAATCGTGGGGATATTTGTCAAGAGACAAACCGGGTTTACGGTGGGGACTTAATAAAAGATCAAGGCTGAAAGCCTGAAGCCCAAAGCTCAAAGGAAGTTCAAATGACAAATGTCATCCGCCTCCAGCGGACTCCATTTGAGCTTTGGCATTTGGCATTGATTTGAACTTTGGGTTTTATCATTTAAATTGGCGCAAGGCGTTTTTACCTGCGGCTATGCCGCGTTGTGTGCCCCGTCGCCAACTATTTTTTTACCATTTTCAAGATTTTTGTCTTTTGTTCTTCAAATGATTTCTGACCTTCCTCTATGGCCCCAAGCAATTTTTTCTTCACATCTTCGGTCAGGTCCTTCCCGTGGCCGACGACATCGGACAATAATTCGCCTACGTCATAAATCACGTTCTTGACCGTATGGGCCGCATCTTCGGCCACGTCTTCAGCCCGACGTTTGGCCTTAGTAGCAATGCGGGCGATATCTTCCCGCGTCCTTTTGCCTGATTGAGGGGCAAGCAAAAGGGCCAGACCGGCGCCAACAATTCCGCCCAGCAAAAAGGCTCCGATTATCTTCACTTCTTTATTGGTATCATCCATAAAATATAACCTCCTTTGTACACTTAACTCCTTTTTTTATATTTTAAATTTAAAGGAAGTAATAATGCAAGGAGAATAATTTGGCGACTGGAGTTTTCTATTTTGTATTTGACTTCCGAAAACGTTTGTAGTAATTCACACGTAAAATGAATTCTGATTCATTAACCTTAACCGGATCAGGTGAGTTTTTATTTTAAGAGGGGGTTATATGTTTTTGAGATGTGCGCAAGAACATAAAACAATCGTCGCTCGCAGAAATGGGCTCAGAGCTATGGTGGCGTTTTTGATGATAGCCGCCGTTCTGATATGGACTATCCCGGCCCTGGCTGAGGAACCCAAGCTTTCGGACCTATTACTGGAGGTCAGAAAACTGCGTGAAGAGGTGCAGGAACTGCGAGGAAAAGTGGCGGAGTTTGAGAAGAAAGAGGTCACGACCCAGGAAAAGGTAACACAGGTTGAGAAGAAGGCCGAGGCGGCCAAAGAGGTCAGCGATAAGGTGGCCAAAAAGGCCAGTCGTGACCGGATCAACTGGGGCGGGGAATTCCGGGTGCGTATGGTATCCGAGCGGGCGGAGACGACGCAGGGTTTTTACGGAGCCGGCCAGCCTACCAGCGACAAAAAATACAAGAATGAGACCGGGTTTCCGATGCGTCTGCGTCTGAATTTTGATGCCCAGGTGGTGCCGGATATGGTGGACCTTTACGGCCGTCTGACTATCAACAAAAGGTTCGGCACTTACGCCACGTGGCCGGACCAGGACCCCCTGGACAGCGTCAATTCCTTCCATTCCGGTATCGGCAGCGATGTATCCACGCGTGTAGAACATATCTACGCGAAGTTTAACGTCCCCAAAATAAACTCCAATTTCTATGCCGGGCGCCTGGCCGGTATGGATGGCCCACCATCACGCCAGAATGCCCCGTTCCCCCGTGTTTTTATAGATTCTGAAGTAGATGGGGTCATGTGGGAGTACAAACTTCCCGACACCACCTTGGACAAATGCTGGTCGCCTCTGGCTATACCGTCAGAGGGGACAGAGAAATTTCCGGTGGGCAAGGGACCTCTGGGCTCCTATGGAAAGAAAGTTAAGGAAGGTAACAGCCTGATCTTGTCCTATGCGAAGTATCGTGACATGGGTTTTACAAATCCCAAGGGTTCAAGCACCGGGAGAGATCTGCTCGGTTTGGAAGGGCAGGGGCCGGATACGGATGTTTATATCGCCCAGGGGCAATTAAAACTGGCCAGGGATACTGTGCTTGTAGTCAGCGGCCTCTATATGCCTGACTGGTATATGCCGAGGTATTCCTTTGATACCGCCGGTTCTTATAAATGGAGTGAGACCTATACCAGTTCCGACGGGCTAAAAAGGTTATTTATCCCTTATTTTACTACCTATTATTCCCTGGCCGGCGCTTATCTGGATACCCAGATATGGAAGTTTCAGGTCTATGGGGCGACTTACTTTAATGAATTTAGTTGTCCGCCTCACTCCTGGCGGACACAGACGAAAGATCCGGCTACGGACGCCTGGACAACTACGGCAACGAATTACTATTCAGGCGAGAAATTTAACGGCTATGCCTGGTGGGTAGGGATGAATACCGGCGATGCCATTGCCCCCAACCAGCAGTTATGCGTGGAATTTTTCCGGGGTGATGACAACTGGATCAACCCCTTAAACTACAGGGGATTCAGACGTAAGGGGTCCGTTAACAACGCGGCCAACAATTACTATTACAATCCATCTTTTATGACAGATACAGTGGTCGTGGGCTTCTACCCTGTAAATGCCCGGATATGGGATATCTATTATGATTACTACCTGACCACTAATTGCCGGTTCCGTCTGGGTTATATGGACTTTAAATTCGACACCCCCGACAAGACTTCGCCTATCGGAGCCTCGGGCTATGAACGCCATTATTGGCCGTACATCGAAGTTAATTTAAGTTTTTAGATCTGACTCACCCATAGTTCTCTGAACGAACCGCTCCGCCTGTCCCGGCCGGGCGGTTCTTTTTTGTGGCGGTCGTTGATAAATTTCCCTTTTGGTGTTATGTAGAAAATCTGATTTGTAAGTGTGTTCAGCCACTAAGACACAAAGGCCCTAAGATCACTGAATAGTTTTCTTAATACTGAAACTCTTTTCGGCAATAAATTAACATTCTTCCTTCGTGTCTTGGTGACTTAGTGGCTGAGTATCTACAAAAAGTGAGGAATTTTTGCGTATGTATTTATCTGTAGCCGAGAAGATCATAAAACGTCACCTGGTAGATGGGGACTTGACGCCAGGGGAGGAGATAAGCCTGCGTATCGACCAGACACTGACCCAGGACTCCACCGGAACTATGGCCTATCTACAGTTTGAGGCCATTGGCCTCCCCAAGGTCAAAACGGAACTTTCCGTAAGTTATGTCGATCATAACACCCTGCAGGTCGGTTTTGAGAATGCCGATGATCATCGTTTTCTGCAGAGCATAGCGGCCCGGTATGGTTTGTACTTCTCGCGGCCTGGTAACGGCATCTGCCATCAGGTCCATCTGGAGCGTTTTGGCGTGCCCGGGAAGACGCTCCTCGGTTCGGACAGCCACACGCCGACCGGCGGCGGCCTGGGGATGCTGGCTATCGGCGCGGGCGGCCTGGATGTGGCCCTGGCCATGGCCGGATATCCCTTTCACCTGGTTATGCCCCGGATTGTACTGGTCAGGCTGACCGGGGAAATGGCTCCGTGGGTCACAGCCAAAGATGTTGTCCTGGAATTGCTCCGGCGGGTCACGGTCAAGGGAGGCGTGGGAAGAATATTCGAGTACGGCGGTGACGGCATAGCACATCTATCCGTACCGGAGCGGGCCACGATCACCAATATGGGCGCGGAGACCGGGGCTACTACCTCCGTCTTTCCAAGCGATGAGGTCACCCGGGCATTTCTGAGGGCGCAGGGGAGGGGAGATTCTTTTGCTCCGCTGGCGGCTGATGAAGGCGCGGTCTATGATGAGGTCATAGAGATAGACTTAAGCCGGCTGGTTCCCCTGGTGGCCCGGCCGCACATGCCGGATCAGGTCTGTCCGGTTTCAGAGTTGCAGGGTTTAAAAGTTGACCAGGTGGCCATCGGGAGCTGCACCAACTCGTCTTATAAAGACCTGGCCACGGTAGCGGAGATCTTAAGGGGTAAGACGGTTCATCCGGGAGTAAGCCTGGTCATCTCGCCGGGCTCCCGGCAGGTCTTGGCCATGCTGGCCAGGAAGGGCTATTTGAGTGACCTTATTGCCTCCGGCGCCCGGATTCTGGAGAATACCTGTGGCCCCTGCATCGGTATGGGGCAGGCCCCGCCCACCGGCGGGGTAAGTCTCCGTACCTTTAATCGCAACTTTGAGGGGCGTTGCGGGACAAAGACCGCCTCGGTCTATCTGGCCAGTCCGGAAGTGGCCGCGGTCACGGCCTTAACCGGGGCGCTTACCGATCCCCGGACCCTGGGTGAACCGGTCAGGGTAGCCCTCCCACGACGCTACATGATAAATGACAGGCTTATTATCCCACCCCTGGAGCCTTCCAGGGCTGAGGGAGTAGAGATTATCCGCGGGCCTAATATCCAGGCCCTGCCCGGACGGGAGGCCCTGCCCTCTGAATTGACCGGGCTGGTCCTGATTAAACTGGGCCACGATGTTACCACCGACCACATCCTCCCGGCCGGGGCGAGTATTACCGCGCTCCGCTCCAATATTCCGGCTATTTCCCGCTATATCTTCAGCCAGGTCGATCCCACCTTTTATGACCGGGCAAGGGAGGCCGGCGGCGGGTTCATTGTCGGGGGCATGAATTACGGCCAGGGCTCCAGCCGCGAGCATGCCGCCCTGGGGCCCATGTACCTCGGCATAAAGGCCGTGCTGGCCCTGTCCTTCGCCCGCATACACCGGAGCAACCTGATTAACTTTGGCATATTGCCCTTGGTGTTCCTGAAAAAGGGGGATTATGATTCCATTCAGGCGGATGATCGTTTGGCTATCCCGGATATCAGGAAGCAGATCCTTTCTGAACAACCGGTCCGTATTATTAACGAGACGCAGGGGCACCATTTTATGGTCAACCTGACTGTCCAGAAACGGGAGAGGGATGTCCTTCTGGCCGGGGGGCTGCTCAATTACGTCCGTGAGACACTGTAGGGAGGAAAGGTTATATGCTCGACTTTATGCGTAGGCACACCCGTGCCTGGCTTATCAAGATCATCCTGGTGGCTGTCATCCTGGTCTTTATATTCTGGGGTGTGGGCACCATACGCGCCCGGCGTGCCGACATGGTGGCGGAAGTAAACGG
This genomic window contains:
- the hrcA gene encoding heat-inducible transcriptional repressor HrcA gives rise to the protein MVKSDIQRQRKVLQAVIQEYITTAEPVGSRRVCHKYSFDVSPATVRNIMADMEEMGFLFQPHASAGRIPTESGWRFYIDSILEVTPLSEAEKALVAGSLKRKLPAGEVLKDTSRALSSISGHTAIVSAPRFTQAVFKHIEFIRLRKGVVLVICVSPAGIVQNKIIEVEENLDQARLDRLSRYLTELLSEMTIEEAKKKILREMQAEKDLFNRLLSSALEMSEKNLPDGEEAVYIEGKTNILRYPELCEIDKMKAIFETFEEKGILIKLLDKCITAQGVQIFIGSESEYNAMEGCSIVASPYVTGGNVLGALGVIGPMRMNYARLIPLVRYTADLLGELIKERSG
- a CDS encoding aconitate hydratase; the protein is MYLSVAEKIIKRHLVDGDLTPGEEISLRIDQTLTQDSTGTMAYLQFEAIGLPKVKTELSVSYVDHNTLQVGFENADDHRFLQSIAARYGLYFSRPGNGICHQVHLERFGVPGKTLLGSDSHTPTGGGLGMLAIGAGGLDVALAMAGYPFHLVMPRIVLVRLTGEMAPWVTAKDVVLELLRRVTVKGGVGRIFEYGGDGIAHLSVPERATITNMGAETGATTSVFPSDEVTRAFLRAQGRGDSFAPLAADEGAVYDEVIEIDLSRLVPLVARPHMPDQVCPVSELQGLKVDQVAIGSCTNSSYKDLATVAEILRGKTVHPGVSLVISPGSRQVLAMLARKGYLSDLIASGARILENTCGPCIGMGQAPPTGGVSLRTFNRNFEGRCGTKTASVYLASPEVAAVTALTGALTDPRTLGEPVRVALPRRYMINDRLIIPPLEPSRAEGVEIIRGPNIQALPGREALPSELTGLVLIKLGHDVTTDHILPAGASITALRSNIPAISRYIFSQVDPTFYDRAREAGGGFIVGGMNYGQGSSREHAALGPMYLGIKAVLALSFARIHRSNLINFGILPLVFLKKGDYDSIQADDRLAIPDIRKQILSEQPVRIINETQGHHFMVNLTVQKRERDVLLAGGLLNYVRETL
- a CDS encoding YtxH domain-containing protein, with the translated sequence MDDTNKEVKIIGAFLLGGIVGAGLALLLAPQSGKRTREDIARIATKAKRRAEDVAEDAAHTVKNVIYDVGELLSDVVGHGKDLTEDVKKKLLGAIEEGQKSFEEQKTKILKMVKK
- the dnaK gene encoding molecular chaperone DnaK, coding for MGKVIGIDLGTTNSCVAIMEGNEPKVIANVEGGRTTPSIVAFTESGERLAGQIAKRQSITNPTNTVFAIKRLIGRKYRDAEVQKAIKVLPYKIVEGTDGDAYVQIKDKDYSPAEISAMILQKMKQTAEEYLGEKVTDAVVTVPAYFNDSQRQATKDAGRIAGLNVLRIINEPTAASLAYGLDKKKEEKIAVFDLGGGTFDISILEIGEGVFEVKSTNGDTFLGGEDFDLRVVHYLADEFKKDQGIDLRQDKMALQRLKEAAEKAKMELSTSLETDINLPFITADASGPKHLGMKLTRAKLESLVEDLINKVEGPCRMALKDAGLKPSDINEAILVGGMTRMPSVQQKVREIFEKEPHKGVNPDEVVAVGAAIQAGVLKGEVKDVLLLDVTPLSLGIETLGGVLTKLIEKNTTIPTRRSQIFSTAADSQPAVSIHVLQGERDMAADNKTIGRFELVGIPPAPRGVPQIEVAFDIDANGILHVSAKDLGTGREQSIKITASSGLSEEEIRKMVRDAEAHAEEDHKKKAQAEARNHADTLIYATEKSMADLGDKVDATTRSNVEDAVTRLKKAMEGNDAEEIKRLSEELTKASHKLAEALYAKTAQAEAAGAGGPGAAGGEAQAKKDEEEVVEAEFEEVK
- the grpE gene encoding nucleotide exchange factor GrpE produces the protein MSIDDKATENKTEDVKVEISKEALETQKRPLTEKSVEELAALIKEKEQEAIAHYDRMLRMAAELENYKKRAEREKAEHIKYANESLAKELLSILDNLERAAEHAKNDDTDKQALLAGVEMVLREFMNAMEKFGLKAVDACGQVFDPQYHEAVMVEENDSVEDNTILNELQKGYIFKDRLLRPAMVVVSRRPVSTPENV